The genomic window TGGCTCGACATGAAAATCGTGGTCCCGCGCGCGCTCATCTCGCGCAGCGCGTCCTTGAACAGGCGCGCCCCCTTGGGGTCGAGTCCCACCATGGGTTCATCGACGATGAAGATCTTCGGACTGTGCAGGAAGGCCGAGGCCATGGTGAGCCGCTGCTTCATGCCGTGGGAGTAGCTCTCGATGAGCTCGTCGGTCCAGTTCGTGAGATCGAAGAATTCCAGCAGCTCGGCGCCGCGCTTGGCGACCGTTTCCTTATCGACGCCGTAGACGCCGCCCATGAATTCCAGAAACTCGCGCGCGGTGAGCTTTTCGTAGATGTAGGGCCGGTCGGGCACGAAGCCCACGATCTGCTTGGCGCCGATGGGATCGGCTTCGAGATCCTTGCCGCCCAGCACGATACGCCCGCTGGTGGGCTTCAAAAGCCCGATCATCATGCGGATGCTCGTCGTCTTGCCCGCGCCGTTGGGACCGAGAAAGCCGTAGATCTCGCCCTCGCGCACATGGAGGTCGATGCCGTTGACGGCAGTGAACTGGTCGTAGACCTTGGTGAGTCCTTCAACCCGGATCATCGGGCCTCCTCAATGGTGATCTGGAGCTTTCCGAGCAGCGAGGTGAGCTTGGCCTGCTCGCCCATGTTGCCCTGCGCCAGCCGGATGCGTGTCACATCGGCGGGCATCTGGTCCACTGTGGCGTCGGCGCTCACCCACTGGCCCACGTAGAACTCC from Chrysiogenia bacterium includes these protein-coding regions:
- a CDS encoding ABC transporter ATP-binding protein, which produces MIRVEGLTKVYDQFTAVNGIDLHVREGEIYGFLGPNGAGKTTSIRMMIGLLKPTSGRIVLGGKDLEADPIGAKQIVGFVPDRPYIYEKLTAREFLEFMGGVYGVDKETVAKRGAELLEFFDLTNWTDELIESYSHGMKQRLTMASAFLHSPKIFIVDEPMVGLDPKGARLFKDALREMSARGTTIFMSSHSLAVVEELCTRVSIIQGGNIIATGSIDELRERAADPSGNLEHVFLKLTGEADAAVPEEIAGG